Part of the Cupriavidus basilensis genome is shown below.
GCCGTCAAGTTCAACTACATGTGCAAGGACGGCTCCCGCGCCAAGCAACAGTACGTTTCAGAGAAGACAGGTCAGGTGGTTGAGCGTGCTGACCTGCAGAAGGGCTACGAGTTTGATAAGGACCGCTATGTCCTATTCTCGCCGGAGGAGCTAAAGGCGTTGGAGGAAAGCGCAAACCATGTCGTCGAAATCGTGGCGTTCATCCCAGAGAAGACTGTCGACCCACTGTACTATGACAAGGCGTACTTCGTCGCACCCGACAAGCGGGGCAGCAAGCCCTACAACTTGCTGAAGGACGCCATGCTGAAGAGCGGCCGCTGCGCGCTGGCAAAGTGGGCATCGAAAGGGAAGACGCATATGGTGCAGATTCGCCCGGCAGAGGATGGCTTGGTGTTCCAGCAGTTGCTGTTCGCTGATGAAGTCCGGTCAATGAAAGAACTGCACATCGAACAGGTCGACGTTTCCGACGCCGAGTTAAAGCTTGCGCTGCAAATTATTGACCAGGCCGCAGAGGATAGCTACGAGCCCACGCAATACGAGGACGAAGAGAAGAAGCGCATCCTTCAGGCCATCGACGCGAAGATTGCAGGCAAACAGATTGTCTCGCCCGAGCAAGTCGAGGTGTCGGCCAGCGGCCAAGTTATTGACCTTATGGAAGCGCTGCGAGCAAGCTTGGCTAAGGGTGGCAGAAAAGCCAAGCCGCCAGCGGCCACGGCCAAAGCGCCTGTCGAGGAAGTCGCGGACCTCGTAACGAAGGAGCGCAAGAGCGTGAAACGCGCTGAGAAGGTCGCTGAAGCACCCTCGCGAGTACGAGCTCGGAAGTGACGGCCCCCAACTCGGACCATCACTACTCTCTGCGCAGCCTACAGTCTTTGCTCGGCGTGCCCCGTAGAGTGGTGACTGGCCTGATGGAGGCCGGCTTCGTGAACCCAAGCCGTGGCCCCCGGAACGAACTCCGCTTCACGTTTCAAGATGTGGTGCTGCTGCGCACAGCTTATCAACTGCAAGCGGCGAACATTTCTTCGCGCAAGATTGTTCGTGCCTTAGCCAGTTTGAGAGCAAAGCTGCCGGAAGAATTGCCGCTGACAGGACTCCGCATTTCAGCCGTTGGCAACACGATTACCGTACGGTCTGGTCCTGACCAGTGGGAAGCCGATTCCGGGCAATTGTTGCTTGACTTCGAGGTGGCCCCGCTTCGGGGTGCTGTGACGTTTCTTGACAGCGCGCCTGGAAGTACGGCGAGTCGGGAGCAGGGAGGAGAATGGTTTGCACTGGCCGAGCAGTTGGCCGTTTCCGACCCACAAGGCTCAGAACATGCCTATCGGAAAGCCATGGAGTTGTCGACCGTGCCACACTACGAGGCCTACACAAATTTGGGTGTCCTGCTGGTGGAGAGCGGCCGATGTGTGGAGGCGCTGACCATGTTCGACAGAGCCTTGGAACACTTTCCGGCTGATAGCCTACTCCACTTCAACCGCGCCGTCGTAATGGAGGAACTCACTCGCGACGAGGATGCTGCAAGCAGCTACAGAAAATGCTTGGAGCTGGAACCAGACTACGCAGACGCCCACTTCAACCTGGCCCGATTGAGTGAATTGCGCGGCGACAAACAAATTGCTTTGCGACACTACAACGCGTACCGCCGACTCTGCCCGTAGTTGATGGATATGAGCACCATGTATGCCCTGAGACCTTTCGCAATTGACACCGGTGCCGAAGTATTGGCCGCCGACCGGCTTGAGGTGGATGGCCGCGCCAGTTGCCTCCTGCTGCATGGCGGCGCAGCTATGAGCGAACGGTCCCACTGGCTTGTGCTCCGGCAGAATCTCGCGAGCCATGGGATTGGGACGGTTGCCGTGGATTTCTCCGGGCACGGAGAAAGCTCGGCACGAACACCCAACTCCCTGAGTAAGCGCTACGACGAAGCAATTGCAGCTTTGCAGTACCTTGATGAAGCCGACTCGCGCGCTGTTATCGGCATCAGCATGAGCGGCGAAATCGCAGTACGCCTTGCCGCTGACCCTAACAATCGCATCAGGCGACTGGTCACATTGGTCGGCGCCGCCTACGATTCGGCCGCATTCGAGGCTCCCTTCGGCCCAGCCTTCACCAAGATACTCCGCACGCCGCAAAGCTGGCTGCGCTCGGTTGCCTTCGAACAGATAGCGTCCTTTCCTGGCCGCTTAACCGTGGTCCGCACAACCGAGGACACTATCGTTCCGGCCACCATCGGTGAGCTGCTCATTGCGAACGCCTGATGTGCCGAGCATGCGGAAATTGTAGACATCCCCAATACGGACCACGCTCTCGGCATGCCCTTGCAAGCACAGCCGGGGCTAGTCGACCGCCTCGGAAACGTCATCTCTCGCGCCATCCTTGCCGGACAGCGGGGCAAATGACTACTGTGGCTTGGCGCCACGCGCAGGCCGATGTCGCTTTGTCGGATGACGAGACTGAATGGCTAAAGCTGCGGTTGCAACGAAAGCGCGAAACTCCGCCTTAGTCGTCGTCTTCCCCGTGGTGTCCATGGTGCCGGTGGCCCCAGTACCCGTACGGACCATAATATCCACCATAGTACCCACCATCGTACGGCACCACGACGCAACCGCCGAGCAGCGTAGACACGGCAATCAGCAATGCGAGAAAGGCTTTCATGGCGTTTCCCTCATCTTGAACAAGTGCGGAGAGGCCAAGCTGGCCTCCCAGCCAACTGGCACTCTCCACAAAGCCCCTGCACTCGAGCATCGTTGCTATGGCCTTCGCCTTCGCAACCGACCTCCTGTTCGCTCGATGGGAGCAGCTTACTGCTTCTTCGTCTTGTCTACATTGGCACCGGCTGCGTCCTTCGCAGCACCGGCCTGTGCCTCCGGCTTCGCGACATCCACCTTGGCCTTCGCCTTGTCGGCACCATCAACCTTCGCCATGCCAGTGTCCCCCTTGGCGGCCTTCGTCTTGCTCGCCTTGTGATGGGTGCCCTTGGCGGACTTGGTGGCGTCAGCTTTAGCGTCAGCCTCCTCCTTGCTGGCGTTGGCTTGAGCCTTTGCTTCATCGCCCTGCGCGCTGACATTCTTCTTGTCCTTGTCGGCTTTTGCCTGCGTGGCGCTCTTTTCCTTGACGACCTTTACCTGGTCTTTCGTCGCCCCTGATTGCGGCTGAGTCGCGGAAGCTGGCACACCAGTCTGCGCGAAAACGGTACCGACGAGGGCTGCAGAGGCGAGAGCAGCGAACAGCTTCTTCATGACGTGAACTCCTGAGGAATCTTTAGCAGCTCGGCAATGCGCCGTGCTTACCACCAGAAACGGGACTGTCCCGAGCCGAGTTGACTCAGAACTCGTGACAATCCGTAAGTTCTGAAACAGGCAAGCTTAAGACGCGAGCACGGCCCGATGCGCCTCCACCCCCAACACGGGTCTTCGTCCTTTCGGCGCAGAAGATGCTCGCGTGTGTTGCAGCCTCAAAAGGCTGGCTGGAAACCTAGCGCCTCGACGTCGTGTTACAGAAAGTCACCGCTGTGCGAATCCGCTAATACACTGTCGAGCCATGCTGACCTAGAGTCTCTGCAAGAGAAAAAGGAGGAGAAAATCATGCGAAAGGCCGCAGCGCTCTTGCTTCTGGTCGGCGTTACCGCGCTTGGCTCCAACATGGCTGAGGCGCGGGTGGACGTCGGTATTGGTATTGGCATCCCGTTGCCAGCGGTTGTCGCCCCGCCCCCGGTCTTAGCGCTAGGCTGATGGGTAACATTCGGAACGCCGAGACTTCCATCATCAATCATTCGATTCAAAGGTAACGCTATGAGGCCGCGCCGTGCGACCAAGGCAGACCTTCGTGATGTGGAAGCATTGCTTCGGTCGTGCTCGCTGTCCGTTGGCGGAATACATAGCGAAGCGGTGCAATTTCATGTCAGCCGGGACAAGATTGGCCTCCTCGGCTGTGCCGGTATCGAGGTGTTCGGTGACAGGGTTGGCCTGTTGCGAGGAGTCGCTGTCGCCCAGCGCGCGAGACGGGCAGGGCTGGCTGCCTTGCTAGTGTCCGCACTGGTCGCCGATGTCCGCTTGCGTGGCATCGCTACCCTGGTCGTCGGAACTGAAACTGCCGCCGGCTATTTCTCCCGCCTTGGTTTCACGCCTGCCGACCTTGCTGCCATCCCTCTTGAATTACTGGCTTCCCGTGAATTCGCTAATGCCAGTATCAGTGAAACGCCTCTATTGAAGGCTGAGCTCTAGCTACACAGCACGGTGAACTATCTCGCTGCAGCACTACCGAGCCGCCCAGAGCCACGACCGACACATGCCGAGTCGTAACCGCTCACGGTTTGCATTGAAGTAGCCCTTACGGCGCGTGATGAGGAGGGATAGAGTCGTGCCAAAATCAATTGACGGCAGGCTTGGACTGACTGCAGACAACGTCAACGAGGAACC
Proteins encoded:
- a CDS encoding Ku protein; this translates as MPAHSIASLSLSFGLVSIPVKLYTATESQSAVKFNYMCKDGSRAKQQYVSEKTGQVVERADLQKGYEFDKDRYVLFSPEELKALEESANHVVEIVAFIPEKTVDPLYYDKAYFVAPDKRGSKPYNLLKDAMLKSGRCALAKWASKGKTHMVQIRPAEDGLVFQQLLFADEVRSMKELHIEQVDVSDAELKLALQIIDQAAEDSYEPTQYEDEEKKRILQAIDAKIAGKQIVSPEQVEVSASGQVIDLMEALRASLAKGGRKAKPPAATAKAPVEEVADLVTKERKSVKRAEKVAEAPSRVRARK
- a CDS encoding tetratricopeptide repeat protein, giving the protein MTAPNSDHHYSLRSLQSLLGVPRRVVTGLMEAGFVNPSRGPRNELRFTFQDVVLLRTAYQLQAANISSRKIVRALASLRAKLPEELPLTGLRISAVGNTITVRSGPDQWEADSGQLLLDFEVAPLRGAVTFLDSAPGSTASREQGGEWFALAEQLAVSDPQGSEHAYRKAMELSTVPHYEAYTNLGVLLVESGRCVEALTMFDRALEHFPADSLLHFNRAVVMEELTRDEDAASSYRKCLELEPDYADAHFNLARLSELRGDKQIALRHYNAYRRLCP
- a CDS encoding alpha/beta hydrolase, which translates into the protein MYALRPFAIDTGAEVLAADRLEVDGRASCLLLHGGAAMSERSHWLVLRQNLASHGIGTVAVDFSGHGESSARTPNSLSKRYDEAIAALQYLDEADSRAVIGISMSGEIAVRLAADPNNRIRRLVTLVGAAYDSAAFEAPFGPAFTKILRTPQSWLRSVAFEQIASFPGRLTVVRTTEDTIVPATIGELLIANA
- a CDS encoding GNAT family N-acetyltransferase; amino-acid sequence: MRPRRATKADLRDVEALLRSCSLSVGGIHSEAVQFHVSRDKIGLLGCAGIEVFGDRVGLLRGVAVAQRARRAGLAALLVSALVADVRLRGIATLVVGTETAAGYFSRLGFTPADLAAIPLELLASREFANASISETPLLKAEL